The Arachis duranensis cultivar V14167 unplaced genomic scaffold, aradu.V14167.gnm2.J7QH unplaced_Scaffold_232527, whole genome shotgun sequence genome contains a region encoding:
- the LOC127744238 gene encoding xyloglucan endotransglucosylase/hydrolase protein 31-like, with product MPSLFSSSLLQMPPLLFSLILSLMLCGIIADESPPSPGYYPSSQVSSVAFDQAYRNLWGPQHQRLDQSGSLTIWLDSYSGSGFKSIRPYRSGYFGAAIKLQSGYTAGVITCLYLSNNQDYPGDHDEVDIEFLGTIPDKQYVLQTNVFMRGSGDKNNVIGREMRFHLWFDPTQDFHHYAILWTPTDIIFLVDDVPIRNYPRKNDATFPERAMYVYGSIWDASSWATENGKYKADYKYQPFIGRYKDFKLQGCTTQSSSSCQPPSPSPPGYNSLSPQQYNAMQWVQNNYLVYDYCRDPTRDHTLTPEC from the exons ATGCCATCATTGTTTTCCTCTTCTCTCCTTCAAATGCCTCCTCTTCTATTCTCTCTTATACTCTCACTCATGCTTTGTGGAATCATTGCTGATGAGTCTCCACCTTCACCTGGCTACTACCCTAGTTCCCAAGTTAGTTCTGTTGCCTTTGATCAAGCTTATAGAAACCTTTGGGGACCTCAGCACCAAAGACTAGACCAATCTGGCTCACTAACTATTTGGCTTGACTCTTACTCTG GAAGTGGATTCAAGTCAATCCGGCCGTATCGATCCGGATACTTTGGTGCTGCCATTAAGCTTCAATCTGGTTACACTGCAGGAGTGATTACATGTCTCTAT CTTTCAAACAACCAAGACTACCCAGGAGACCATGATGAAGTGGACATTGAGTTCCTTGGTACCATCCCAGATAAGCAATATGTGCTGCAGACAAATGTGTTCATGCGAGGAAGCGGAGACAAGAATAATGTGATAGGAAGAGAGATGAGGTTTCACCTTTGGTTCGATCCAACACAAGATTTTCACCACTATGCTATTCTATGGACACCCACTGACATCAT ATTTTTGGTGGACGATGTTCCAATAAGGAATTACCCAAGAAAGAATGATGCAACATTCCCTGAAAGAGCAATGTACGTGTACGGATCGATATGGGACGCATCATCATGGGCCACAGAGAATGGGAAATACAAAGCTGATTACAAATACCAACCATTCATTGGAAGATACAAAGATTTCAAGCTCCAAGGTTGCACCACTCAATCCTCCTCCTCATGCCAGCCACCCTCACCTTCACCACCTGGCTACAATTCACTAAGCCCTCAACAGTATAATGCAATGCAATGGGTCCAAAACAATTACTTGGTCTATGACTATTGCCGTGATCCCACTAGAGACCATACCCTTACTCCAGAAtgctaa
- the LOC107461891 gene encoding probable glucuronoxylan glucuronosyltransferase IRX7 isoform X1 — MVEQQHKSQRPPKSSSSSRGLYVKMNLFHHKHGYNYNKLNQHYQQQQQDRNCFCTYYKWLLWLSLSLYFFTSFLITNNNNATAQKTEPTDNLVKSHVVPRTLSESSNIASKLKNMKVFIYELPSKYNTDWLTNERCSTHLFASEVAIHRALLTSDLRTFDPNQADFFFVPVYVSCNFSTVNGFPSISHARNLISSAVQLISTHHPFWNRSSGSDHVFVASHDFGACFHNLEDVAMQHGIPEIMKNSIVLQTFGVEYQHPCQQVENVVIPPYVSPESVRKTLAKNSPANGRRDIFAFFRGKMEIHPKNISGRFYSKRVRTVIWRKFSGDRRFYLKRHRFAGYQSEIARSVFCLCPLGWAPWSPRLVESVLLGCVPVIISDGIRLPFSSAVRWPDISVRVAERDVGKLGRILERVAATNLTAIQRNLWDPRTRRALMFNEEVQEGDATWHTLVSLSEKLGRSYGRSTVSGELESDT, encoded by the exons ATGGTGGAACAACAGCACAAAAGCCAGAGACCCCCAaagagtagtagtagtagtagggGCTTGTATGTGAAGATGAACCTCTTTCATCACAAACATGGCTACAACTACAACAAGCTCAATCAGCATtatcaacagcaacaacaagaTAGAAACTGCTTCTGCACATACTACAAATGGCTTCTATggctctctctctccctctactTCTTCACCTCTTTTCTCATCACCAATAACAACAACGCCACCGCCCAAAAAACAGAACCAACCGATAACTTAGTTAAATCCCATGTTGTACCTCGTACACTGTCAGAATCCAGCAACATTGCAAGCAAACTCAAGAATATGAAGGTGTTCATCTACGAGCTCCCATCAAAGTACAACACAGATTGGTTAACCAACGAGAGGTGCAGCACTCACTTGTTTGCGTCGGAAGTCGCCATTCACAGAGCACTCTTGACCAGCGACCTTCGAACCTTTGACCCCAACCAAGCTGACTTCTTCTTCGTCCCAGTCTACGTCTCCTGCAACTTCAGCACCGTCAATGGCTTCCCTTCAATCTCACACGCCCGCAACCTCATTTCCTCCGCGGTGCAACTCATCTCCACACACCACCCTTTCTGGAACCGCAGCTCCGGATCCGACCACGTCTTCGTCGCTTCCCATGATTTTGGCGCTTGTTTCCACAACCTC GAAGATGTGGCGATGCAGCATGGGATACCGGAAATAATGAAGAACTCAATAGTGTTGCAGACGTTCGGCGTTGAGTACCAGCACCCGTGCCAACAAGTTGAGAATGTAGTCATACCGCCATACGTGTCGCCGGAAAGTGTACGGAAGACTCTTGCTAAGAATTCTCCGGCGAACGGACGCAGAGACATTTTTGCGTTCTTCCGAGGGAAAATGGAGATTCATCCTAAGAACATAAGCGGAAGGTTTTACAGCAA gaGAGTGAGGACGGTGATATGGCGTAAATTCAGCGGTGACCGGAGATTTTACCTCAAGAGGCATAGGTTTGCCGGTTACCAGTCAGAGATAGCGAGGTCTGTTTTCTGTTTGTGTCCACTTGGGTGGGCCCCATGGAGTCCCAGACTGGTTGAGTCAGTTTTATTGGGATGCGTGCCGGTAATTATCTCAGACGGTATTCGGTTACCGTTTTCGTCTGCCGTGAGGTGGCCGGATATTTCCGTTAGGGTGGCGGAGAGGGACGTCGGGAAGCTTGGGAGGATCCTTGAGCGCGTGGCAGCGACTAACCTCACGGCGATTCAGAGGAACCTGTGGGACCCGAGAACGAGGCGGGCCCTGATGTTCAATGAGGAGGTGCAGGAAGGGGATGCCACGTGGCACACTCTGGTTAGTCTGAGTGAGAAGCTTGGTAGGTCTTACGGTAGGTCTACGGTTTCCGGCGAATTGGAGAGTGACACGTAA
- the LOC107461891 gene encoding probable glucuronoxylan glucuronosyltransferase IRX7 isoform X2, which translates to MNLFHHKHGYNYNKLNQHYQQQQQDRNCFCTYYKWLLWLSLSLYFFTSFLITNNNNATAQKTEPTDNLVKSHVVPRTLSESSNIASKLKNMKVFIYELPSKYNTDWLTNERCSTHLFASEVAIHRALLTSDLRTFDPNQADFFFVPVYVSCNFSTVNGFPSISHARNLISSAVQLISTHHPFWNRSSGSDHVFVASHDFGACFHNLEDVAMQHGIPEIMKNSIVLQTFGVEYQHPCQQVENVVIPPYVSPESVRKTLAKNSPANGRRDIFAFFRGKMEIHPKNISGRFYSKRVRTVIWRKFSGDRRFYLKRHRFAGYQSEIARSVFCLCPLGWAPWSPRLVESVLLGCVPVIISDGIRLPFSSAVRWPDISVRVAERDVGKLGRILERVAATNLTAIQRNLWDPRTRRALMFNEEVQEGDATWHTLVSLSEKLGRSYGRSTVSGELESDT; encoded by the exons ATGAACCTCTTTCATCACAAACATGGCTACAACTACAACAAGCTCAATCAGCATtatcaacagcaacaacaagaTAGAAACTGCTTCTGCACATACTACAAATGGCTTCTATggctctctctctccctctactTCTTCACCTCTTTTCTCATCACCAATAACAACAACGCCACCGCCCAAAAAACAGAACCAACCGATAACTTAGTTAAATCCCATGTTGTACCTCGTACACTGTCAGAATCCAGCAACATTGCAAGCAAACTCAAGAATATGAAGGTGTTCATCTACGAGCTCCCATCAAAGTACAACACAGATTGGTTAACCAACGAGAGGTGCAGCACTCACTTGTTTGCGTCGGAAGTCGCCATTCACAGAGCACTCTTGACCAGCGACCTTCGAACCTTTGACCCCAACCAAGCTGACTTCTTCTTCGTCCCAGTCTACGTCTCCTGCAACTTCAGCACCGTCAATGGCTTCCCTTCAATCTCACACGCCCGCAACCTCATTTCCTCCGCGGTGCAACTCATCTCCACACACCACCCTTTCTGGAACCGCAGCTCCGGATCCGACCACGTCTTCGTCGCTTCCCATGATTTTGGCGCTTGTTTCCACAACCTC GAAGATGTGGCGATGCAGCATGGGATACCGGAAATAATGAAGAACTCAATAGTGTTGCAGACGTTCGGCGTTGAGTACCAGCACCCGTGCCAACAAGTTGAGAATGTAGTCATACCGCCATACGTGTCGCCGGAAAGTGTACGGAAGACTCTTGCTAAGAATTCTCCGGCGAACGGACGCAGAGACATTTTTGCGTTCTTCCGAGGGAAAATGGAGATTCATCCTAAGAACATAAGCGGAAGGTTTTACAGCAA gaGAGTGAGGACGGTGATATGGCGTAAATTCAGCGGTGACCGGAGATTTTACCTCAAGAGGCATAGGTTTGCCGGTTACCAGTCAGAGATAGCGAGGTCTGTTTTCTGTTTGTGTCCACTTGGGTGGGCCCCATGGAGTCCCAGACTGGTTGAGTCAGTTTTATTGGGATGCGTGCCGGTAATTATCTCAGACGGTATTCGGTTACCGTTTTCGTCTGCCGTGAGGTGGCCGGATATTTCCGTTAGGGTGGCGGAGAGGGACGTCGGGAAGCTTGGGAGGATCCTTGAGCGCGTGGCAGCGACTAACCTCACGGCGATTCAGAGGAACCTGTGGGACCCGAGAACGAGGCGGGCCCTGATGTTCAATGAGGAGGTGCAGGAAGGGGATGCCACGTGGCACACTCTGGTTAGTCTGAGTGAGAAGCTTGGTAGGTCTTACGGTAGGTCTACGGTTTCCGGCGAATTGGAGAGTGACACGTAA